A single genomic interval of Spinacia oleracea cultivar Varoflay chromosome 6, BTI_SOV_V1, whole genome shotgun sequence harbors:
- the LOC130463760 gene encoding uncharacterized protein has protein sequence MYRLSAKSHAWVPNNWLPHVGQFTNMVFLAVVGLCPYLNRDSAMSRLSPEDKGSVDVPTWLSQVYTDDIFKAVEAKKKESSKKSDEGASGDAAKEPTSLATKKRPASSAVAPKPKGQQRPFFKKLGTADAATKPSLARPSTPLAGGGAPIPQVSTLPPEPKETSPKVTVEGDSAAKAAVAEVVTDQVDVPGAAVNVGETTTSSSREGKGKESQGPTVGDASMPPPAPSAGEMFKRMRRAEVANIPPSGGFSSEEKDKILSAVYDAIPEEYLFIRCAEGRHYRFDIHKEMPKHKDQIENHEKYVEKKAREINEDADIKIKSETDALRKAEEDAQDYENKLLEHEERLAALKKGYSAVSERVTNFSSKVDALEKKLKATQDEIEVVRGKAASSFKLGEVSILENSRRAWDQSMDGKDFSWFKRRISYQMAVSTA, from the exons ATGTATCGGCTGTCTGCGAAGAGTCACGCATGGGTGCCCAATAATTGGCTTCCTCATGTGGGTCAGTTCACCAACATGGTCTTTCTTGCGGTCGTTGGTCTCTGCCCCTACTTGAATAGAG ATTCTGCCATGAGTCGTCTGTCCCCTGAAGACAAGGGTTCGGTGGACGTACCTACCTGGTTGTCCCAGGTGTATACGGATGATATCTTCAAGGCCGTGGAGGCTAAGAAGAAAGAGTCCTCGAAGAAGTCCGAtgagggtgcctctggtgacGCTGCCAAG GAGCCTACCTCGTTGGCCACGAAGAAGCGTCCTGCATCTTCAGCGGTGGCCCCTAAGCCCAAGGGTCAACAACGTCCCTTCTTCAAGAAGCTGGGCACTGCTGATGCTGCAACGAAGCCGTCGTTGGCGAGGCCGTCAACCCCTTTGGCTGGGGGAGGAGCCCCTATTCCTCAGGTGTCCACCCTTCCACCTGAGCCAAAAGAGACGTCTCCCAAGGTGACCGTCGAAGGAGATTCCGCGGCCAAAGCGGCCGTTGCCGAGGTGGTCACTGACCAGGTTGACGTCCCTGGCGCTGCTGTGAATGTTGGGGAAACTACCACTTCCTCGTCGAGAGAGGGGAAGGGCAAAGAGTCCCAAGGTCCTACTGTTGGGGATGCCTCTATGCCTCCGCCAGCTCCATCGGCTG GCGAAATGTTCAAACGAATGCGGCGTGCTGAAGTGGCGAACATTCCCCCATCAGGCGGGTTTAGTTCAGAGGAAAAAGATAAGATCCTTTCAGCCGTCTATGATGCAATTCCTGAGGAGTAT CTCTTCATCCGTTGTGCCGAGGGTAGGCATTACCGCTTCGATATACATAAGGAGATGCCAAAGCATAAGGACCAGATTGAAAATCATGAGAAGTATGTTGAGAAGAAGGCTAGGGAGATCAATGAGGATGCGGATATCAAGATCAAGTCGGAGACGGACGCTTTGAGGAAGGCTGAGGAGGACGCCCAGGACTATGAGAATAAGTTGTTGGAGCATGAGGAGAGGTTGGCCGCGCTAAAAAAGGGGTATTCCGCCGTCTCAGAGCGGGTTACCAATTTCTCTTCCAAGGTGGACGCCTTGGAGAAGAAACTCAAGGCTACCCAGGACGAGATTGAAGTCGTGCGTGGGAAAGCCGCTAGCTCCTTCAAGCTTGGGGAGGTGTCCATTTTGGAGAATTCTCGGCGGGCATGGGATCAGTCGATGGATGGGAAGGACTTCTCCTGGTTTAAGCGTCGGATCTCATACCAGATGGCCGTCTCGACGGCTTGA
- the LOC130462407 gene encoding uncharacterized protein, with protein MVSEAVPRHGISGKEWVKLVRCWYSDKGKKLSECGKEARASQTQFHRSGSNSYANQQADYEDEHGVKMSLLALWIKTHSGKDGTFLPNTLTEDFVDDAKAKVESLKIVDPSKSQQELENEAFEDTMHGGKVPERPVGYGLGVRKSDVMECMVC; from the exons ATGGTCAGTGAAGCAGTGCCGCGACATGGAATTAGCGGTAAAGAGTGGGTAAAGTTGGTTAGATGTTGGTATTCAGATAAAGGGAAA AAATTGTCAGAATGTGGAAAAGAAGCACGAGCCTCCCAAACTCAATTTCACAGATCTGGTTCTAATAGCTATGCGAACCAACAAGCTGATTAT GAAGACGAGCATGGAGTAAAAATGAGCTTATTAGCCCTTTGGATAAAGACTCATTCGGGCAAGGACGGAACCTTTCTTCCAAACACACTCACTGAAGATTTTGTT GATGATGCAAAGGCCAAGGTTGAATCGCTGAAGATTGTAGATCCttctaagtctcaacaagaaCTCGAAAATGAAGCCTTTGAGGACACTATGCATGGTGGAAAGGTACCAGAACGTCCTGTAGGTTACGGACTTGGAGTTCGAAAGAGCGACGTTATGGAGTGCATGGTGTGCTAA
- the LOC110779101 gene encoding uncharacterized protein: protein MAHKEERKTSIHLGRIQQGKDESLRSYVKRFNIVAGKIPDLPHGVSFHNFIRGLKKGSFKFNLVKKSVRTMAEVLDEDEAFIHATEICSASKDGKTGEATDSSGKKDKTDRKAPRVNGTWALSKEHDTNSPEHKRERPQEREYFEYNTDLLTILLDAGTRFDLERPFPMKSPAESRDPKLYCQFHEDIGHDTKNCRILKRALDGLAFKGHLKNYLQRCAHDSGKNQYKKNKSPVSPTKENQSEGGFVSFISGGPAAGGPTMRGQKDYARRLGKVMLSWKSPVDPFPRIEICESDGGRVVTPHDDPLVVEIKISNMRLKRILIDAGSSSDIMSMECPSRLAHDPKTIESIHYPIIGFGGSIIHPVGVINLPVRIGDRKDGRKMGVDFLIIKDLTAYNVILGRPTLNKIKAVVVTLLMLLKFV from the coding sequence atggcacacaaggaagaaaggaaaacaagcatACATTTGGGACGCATTCAACAAGGAAAAGATGAGTCACTAAGAAGCTATGTGAAGCGCTTCAATATTGTGGCTGGAAAGATCCCAGATCTTCCCCACGGCGTCTCCTTCCATAATTTTATTAGGGGACTGAAGAAAGGATCATTCAAGTTTAACTTAGTTAAGAAGAGCGTTCGGACTATGGCTGAAGTATTGGATGAGGATGAAGCATTTATCCACgcaacagaaatatgcagcgcgtccAAAGATGGAAAGACTGGTGAGGCGACAGATTCCTCAGGGAAGAAAGACAAGACAGACCGAAAAGCACCACGAGTAAATGGTACTTGGGCTCTTTCgaaagagcatgataccaatTCTCCTGAACACAAGAGAGAACGTCCACAAGAAAGAGAATATTTCGAGTACAACACGGACCTCCTCACAATACTGTTGGACGCCGGGACCAGGTTTGATCTTGAACGGCCTTTCCCCATGAAGTCTCCTGCTGAGAGTCGAGACCCTAAGCTGTATTGCCAGTTCCACGAGGATATAGGGCATGACACCAAGAACTGCAGAATCTTGAAGAGAGCCCTAGACGGCCTGGCCTTTAAAGGACACCTAAAGAACTACCTGCAAAGGTGTGCTCACGACTCGGGGAAGAACCagtacaaaaagaacaagtcacctgtCTCACCTACAAAGGAAAATCAGAGCGAAGGGGGATTTGTATCCTTCATATCCGGGGGGCCAgccgctggaggacccaccatgagaGGACAAAAAGACTATGCCCGCCGCCTAGGTAAAGTAATGTTGTCATGGAAGTCACCTGTGGACCCATTTCCTCGGATAGAGATATGTGAATCGGATGGTGGACGGGTAGTCACTCCACATGATGACCCCCTCGTGGTCGAGATCAAAATTTCCAACATGAGACTGAAGCGTATCCTGATAGACGCTGGAAGTTCATCTGACATAATGAGCATGGAGTGCCCCAGCCGCCTAGCCCACGATCCCAAAACCATAGAGAGCAtacactatcccatcattggttttggaggaAGCATCATACATCCCGTAGGCGTCATCAACTTGCCGGTTCGAATTGGAGATCGAAAAGATGGACGAAAGATGGGAGTGGATTTCCTAATCATCAAAGATTTGACAGCATACAATGTCATTTTGGGACGTCCCACCCTGAACAAAATTAAAGCAGTAGTCGTCACCCTTCTCATGCTTCTGAAGTTTGTATGA
- the LOC130462991 gene encoding uncharacterized protein gives MRYFPLIPRQKRIYMSSKTAEDMRWHFDRKDGNIISHPADGEAWKLFDKRYEEFAKDPRSVRLGLASDGYNPYRLMNTSYSTWPVILIPYNLPPWLCMKSTSFILSLLIPGKQGPGMNIDVYLQPLIHELKLLWEGVDAFDAYSGKNFKMRAALHSTINDFPAYDMLSGWSTRGYKACPSCADSTYAYSFGGKVVYPGCRKWLPIDHRYRSQANLFDGTEEHGLAPVRVSGSEVLKQQERVKYVFGKSKVVPKKRGRLEDDELDDDDNDDNDEDESNPVLWKKKSKLFELEYWEHNPLRHNLDVMHIEKNVCDNFLGTLLDMSKSRDDKNARLALKKLNIKPHLWPQSHPSRVNDYLPPAAYTMSKEEKERFLKFLQNLKVPDGYGSNLQRCVNLKQRKLINLKSHDNHMLMQDILLVALRASNATKVIDVLDELSYFFKKICSTSIERGELDTIQSNLVLTLCKMEKEFLPTFFTIMVHLLIHLVDEVKLGGPVHYRWMYPIERYLAFLKSHVSNKAQPEGSIAEGYLLWETIAFCSRYLESVETVFNRPKRNEDGVPDINNYLYDSAGRVVGTKKNVRVDDKSLKQAHLYVLLHSDEMKPAYNLDDSTKKGKLRKALAYGLSNRGKRMKSVIINGYKFDTVDRERSQKTQNSGIMVEADGQEYYGKLKEILELDYYGSFKVLMFRCDWVDVRRGVKTYSSCRVRVNFSKLMHTGQKLDDDPFIFSSQAKQVFYIEDEIQKGWHHVIKTKPRDLFDIPDDDDDDELLNKSCQLAVCESLESEDYLSAIATQDDISCCLDLCDQVVILSWEIFPYMICLSYIDGSCYLDLLDNVVAYYFKNRKSLVMISYPALLRP, from the exons ATGCGGTACTTTCCTCTGATCCCAAGACAAAAGAGGATTTACATGTCATCTAAAACAGCAGAGGATATGAGATGGCATTTTGACCGTAAAGATGGAAATATCATAAGTCACCCGGCGGATGGTGAAGCTTGGAAATTGTTTGATAAAAGATACGAGGAATTCGCCAAAGATCCTCGTAGTGTTAGACTGGGTCTAGCAAGTGATGGCTATAATCCATATCGTTTGATGAATACTAGTTACAGTACATGGCCGGTGATCCTGATTCCTTATAATTTGCCACCGTGGCTTTGTATGAAGTCTACATCATTCATTTTGTCTTTGCTTATTCCGGGGAAACAGGGTCCTGGTATGAATATTGATGTGTACTTGCAACCACTAATCCATGAGTTAAAATTGTTGTGGGAAGGTGTAGATGCATTTGATGCTTATAGCGGAAAAAATTTCAAGATGCGAGCAGCCTTACACTCTACTATAAATGACTTTCCAGCATATGATATGTTGTCGGGTTGGAGTACAAGAGGTTATAAAGCTTGCCCTTCGTGTGCCGATTCTACTTATGCGTATAGCTTTGGTGGTAAAGTTGTCTACCCTGGATGTCGAAAATGGTTACCAATTGACCATCGTTATCGTTCCCAAGCAAATTTATTTGATGGGACAGAGGAACATGGTCTTGCTCCGGTTCGTGTAAGCGGGTCAGAAGTTTTGAAGCAACAAGAAAGAGTTAAGTATGTGTTTGGAAAGTCAAAAGTTGTTCCGAAAAAAAGAGGGAGACTAGAAGATGATGaacttgatgatgatgataatgatgataatgACGAGGACGAGTCTAATCCTGTTCTGTGGAAAAAGAAAAGTAAGCTTTTTGAATTAGAATATTGGGAACATAATCCTCTTAGACACAACTTGGATGTTATGCACATTGAGAAGAATGTATGTGACAATTTCTTAGGAACTCTTTTAGATATGAGCAAGAGTAGAGATGATAAGAATGCTAGATTGGCCCTTAAAAAACTGAACATAAAACCTCATCTTTGGCCTCAATCTCATCCAAGTCGTGTTAACGACTATTTGCCTCCAGCTGCATACACCATGtctaaagaagagaaagaaagattTCTTAAATTCCTACAAAATCTTAAAGTTCCCGATGGGTATGGATCTAATTTGCAAAGGTGTGTGAATTTGAAGCAACGAAAACTTATTAATCTGAAAAGCCACGACAATCATATGCTCATGCAAGATATCCTTCTTGTTGCTTTAAGAGCATCGAATGCTACAAAAGTAATTGATGTGCTCGATGAATTGTCGTACTTTTTCAAGAAGATATGTTCAACATCTATTGAAAGAGGTGAATTAGATACCATTCAGTCGAATCTTGTGTTGACTCTTTGTAAGATGGAGAAAGAGTTTCTTCCAACGTTTTTCACAATCATGGTGCATCTACTAATTCATCTAGTGGATGAGGTCAAACTCGGCGGACCTGTTCATTATAGGTGGATGTATCCCATTGAGAG GTATTTGGCCTTTTTGAAATCTCATGTGAGCAATAAAGCGCAACCAGAAGGATCCATAGCTGAAGGGTACCTTTTATGGGAAACAATTGCATTTTGTTCGAGATATTTAGAAAGTGTCGAGACCGTATTCAACAGACCGAAAAGGAATGAAGATGGTGTTCCAGACATCAACAACTATTTATATGACTCTGCTGGTCGTGTAGTTGGGACGAAAAAAAATGTCCGCGTTGATGACAAAAGTTTAAAGCAAGCACATCTTTATGTTTTGCTTCATTCAGATGAGATGAAACCG GCCTATAACCTAGATGATAgcacaaaaaaaggaaaattgaGAAAAGCCTTGGCATATGGTTTAAGCAATCGCGGCAAAAGGATGAAAAGTGTTATTATCAATGGCTATAAGTTTGACACCGTGGATCGTGAGCGATCTCAAAAGACTCAAAATTCTGGAATTATGGTAGAAGCTGATGGCCAAGAGTATTACGGAAAACTTAAAGAAATATTAGAACTTGATTATTATGGTTCTTTCAAGGTTCTAATGTTTCGATGTGACTGGGTTGATGTACGGAGGGGTGTCAAAACATACTCGAGCTGTAGAGTTCGTGTCAATTTCTCAAAGTTGATGCACACTGGTCAAAAGTTGGATGATGATCCATTTATTTTCTCTTCTCAAGCAAAACAAGTTTTTTACATTGAGGATGAGATACAAAAAGGATGGCATCATGTTATTAAGACTAAGCCTAGGGACTTGTTTGATATACctgatgatgacgatgatgatgagcTTCTAAATAAAAGT TGCCAACTTGCTGTCTGCGAATCTCTAGAATCAGAGGACTACTTATCTGCCATAGCTACACAAGATGACATTTCATGTTGTTTGGACTTGTGTGATCAGG TGGTCATTTTGAGCTGGGAGATTTTTCCATACATGATATGCCTGAGCTACATTGATG GCTCGTGTTATTtagatcttcttgacaatgttgtAGCTTATTATTTCAAGAACAGGAAGAGTCTGGTGATGATTTCTTACCCTGCTCTCCTTAGACCTTAG